Genomic DNA from Turicibacter faecis:
TCGTTCTGAATCTATAAGAATTTGTCTTTATTATATAAGAAAGAAAGGGGCCTGTTAACCCTAATTTTTTATTTTGATAGAATGCACAAAAACAAAGAAAAAAAATAAAAATTTTTTCTTAAAGGAATGTATATTTTAGTTTACATATTTTTGGTATGTATGTTATAATAAATATAACTTAATAGTCTTTTCTAATTTAAATTTGAACCACTGGGGTAGTATTTAACTCGAACATTGATTGAAATTATTTGAAATACGGCATTAAGAAATAAAAAATCTTAGGAGGTACTTGATTATGACAACAGGTACAGTAAAATGGTTTAACTCAGAAAAAGGTTTCGGATTCATCACTGTTGAAGGTGGAAACGATGTATTCGCTCACTTCTCAGCAATCCAAGGAGAAGGATTCAAAACTTTAGAAGAAGGTCAACAAGTTTCTTTCGAAATCGTTGAAGGAGATCGTGGACCTCAAGCAGCTAACATCGTTAAATTATAATTTTTAATTTCATTAGCTTAAAAGCTATAGATAGATATTCTATCTATAGCTTTTTTTAATTTTATAGTCTAAAAAAGAAATAGGTGTATATATTTAATAGTAGGAGTTAAACAAAGTTAGTTTAGGTAAAAAAATAAATTGTTACTGGCAGGACTGCTCGTTTAATAGGCCACTTTTTATTTAAATAGGTGGGGAAATGAAAGGTTTGTTATCGTTTGATGGGGCATAATTACTGAAAGCGAGGGATTAACCATGGATGAAGCCATGAGATTATGTATTAAAGAAGCAATAGAGGGAGTAAATAATGGGGATGGTGGACCTTTTGGGGCGGCTATTTTACAGGATGGAAAAATAATTGCATTAG
This window encodes:
- a CDS encoding cold-shock protein, which gives rise to MTTGTVKWFNSEKGFGFITVEGGNDVFAHFSAIQGEGFKTLEEGQQVSFEIVEGDRGPQAANIVKL